The sequence below is a genomic window from Anaerocolumna chitinilytica.
GGGTATTTGCAATAGGATACATTAATTCTTCTTCCTGCTCATAACTGGTTGCTCTTACAAGCGGGAGATAGAGACTTGCATCCTCTGAAATCAGAAGGGACTTTCTTTTGGTTTTTCGTATTGCATTTTTTCGTTTCAGTGATTGAGTAATTTTTATCATAAAAGAGGCTCCTTTCGTTTAAATAAAAGAAAGATGCATAAAATAAAGAATATGCCATATTATCATATTCTTAAGGAAAGTCATGTGTTAAAAATATTTAATAATAGTAATAATAACTAGTTGTAATTTTAACAATCTTGAGTTAAAATAAGGCTAGGAAATATACCAAAATTAGTTATTTTATCAAATACGGATTTTAGGAGAATCAAATAAATATTTGATACCCTCGAAAGGAGATTATTATGAGTAAAATAGTAGTAGTTGGTGCAAATCACGCAGGAACAGCAGCTCTTAATACGATTCTAGATAATTACAAAGGAAATGAGGTTGTAGCCTTTGATTCTAATTCCAATATCAGCTTCTTAGGTTGTGGTATGGCATTATGGATTGGCGGGCAGATAAGCGGACCGGAAGGGCTATTCTATTCCAATAAAGAGAAGTTAGAAGACAAAGGTGCCAGAATTTATATGGAAACACCGGTAGAAGCCATCGATTATGACAAAAGGATAGTACATGCCAAAGGAAAAGACGGAACAGAGTATCATGAAAGTTATGATAAATTAATCCTTGCGACCGGTTCAGTTCCCATTATACCTAAGATAGAAGGAATTGAATTAAAGAATGTTCAGCTCGTTAAACTCTATCAGAATGCGGCAGAGGTAATTGAAAAGTTAAAGGATGAATCCATTAAGGATGTAGTAGTTGTTGGAGCCGGTTACATTGGTGTGGAGCTGGCAGAGGCTTTTGTACGTAATGGGAAGGAAGTAACGGTTATTGACTGTGTGGATACCTGTCTGTCGGGCTACTATGACAAAGATTTCACAGACATCATGAGGGAAAACCTGAGAAATCATGGTGTAAAACTTGCTTTTGGTGAAACTGTGCAAAAAATGGAAGGTAAGGATAAGGTTGAAAAGGTTATAACAGACAAAGGCGAGCACAAAGCGGATATGGTAATTATGGCAATTGGCTTCCGTCCTAACACGACACTGGCCGGAGGACAGCTGGATCTGTTCCGCAATGGGGCCTTCCTGGTAGATAAACATCAGCAGACCAGCCAGAAAGATGTATATGCTGTTGGCGATTGTGCTACTGTATATGATAACTCCATTCAGGAGGTGAATTATATTGCATTAGCTTCCAATGCAGTAAGATCAGGAATTGTGGCAGCTCATAACAGCTGCGGCAACGAGCTGGAATCTGTCGGTGTGCAAGGGTCTAACGGAATCAGTATCTGGGGATTACACATGCTCTCAACGGGACTTACTCTTGCAAAGGCTGAAAAGCTTGGAATAAAAGCAGCTGCTGTGGATTATGAAGATTATCAAAAACCTGCTTTTATAGAAAAGAACAACCAGAAAGTTAAGATAAGAATTGTCTATGACAAAGACTCAAGAGTAGTATTAGGAGCCCAGATGACTTCTGAATACGATATATCCATGGGACTTCATATGTTCTCCCTGGCAATTCAGGAAAAGGTAACTATTGATAAATTAAAGCTGGTAGATCTCTTCTTCCTGCCTCACTTTAACCAGCCCTACAGCTACATTGCATTGGCGGCCTTGAAAGCAGAGTAGTAGGAATTATTGAAAAGAATAATTCCTACGCATGTATGTGCCTGCGAAATCCTCGGCACAAACATGCAGCGTGTTGGAAAGGCATGATTGTAGTAGGAATTATTGAAAAGAATAATTCCTACGCATGTATGTGCCTGCGAAATCCTCGGCACAAACATGCAGCGTGTTGGAAAGGCATGATTGTAGTAGGAATTATTGAAAAGAATAATTCCTACGCATGTATGTGCCTGCGAAATCCTCGGCACAAACATGCAGCGTGTTGGAAAGGCATGATTGTAGTAGGAATTATTGGAAAGAATAATTCCTACGCATGTATGTGCCTGCGAAATCCTCGGCACAAACATGCGGTATGTTGGAATGGTTTGATAGTAGTAGGAGAAATCCTCAGCACAAACAATACCCCCATAACTTGTTGGAAGTTATGGGGGTATTTTATCGCTAGGGTATTAGTTTTTTATTTAAGATCTTCTGCCTTTTTCTGTTTCCTGTTCTCGAACAAGGTGGTTAATTTCTTTTCAGACCACTGGAAGAACATAACAAGCAGAGTAATAATGATGATAACGCAGAAGATACTCAACATACCTTTCCACATAATATCGAGAGACTGAAATAATCTTTCTTCCATATAAAACTCCTTTCATCCCGAATATACGGGGTTCAAACAAACTGTTTACTTTAAGATTGCTGTCAGTAGATTTAATATAATACCTCCGGCTAATACAGAAGCTATCTGTCCGGATACATTTGCACCAATGGCATGCATCAAAAGATGGTTGGTAGGATCTTCTTTAATGGCAAGCTTTTGTACAACGCGAGCTGACATAGGGAAGGCGGAGATTCCGGCTGCGCCGACCATCGGATTGATTTTATTCTTACGGAACAGATTAATAAATTTAGCAAACATAACACCACCGATAGTGTCGAATATAAAAGCAATCAAACCCAGAATCAGAATCAAAAGTGTCTTCCAGGTTACAAAGACATCTGCTCTCATACTAAAGGAGATAGTAATACCAAGCAGGAGAGTAACCAGATTAGCTAAGATATTCTGTGCTGCATCGGATAGAGAATTTAACACACCACATTCTCTTAAAAGATTACCAAACATAAGGAAACCAACTAAGGAAACAGATTGAGGAGCTACAAAGCCTGCAATAATTGTTACGGCAATGGGGAATATTATCTTTAATCTCTTCGAAACAGAAACAGGATTATATGGCATCCTGATAAGGCGTTCTTTTTTCGTAGTTACTGCTTTAATGGCGAGAGGCTGTACAAGAGGTACTAACGCCATATAGGAATATGCCGCGACTGCGATAGGCCCGATATAGTTGGACTTTAAGATTTGTGATACCAGGATGGAAGTTGGGCCGTCTGCGGCACCAATGATACCTACAGAGGCAGCATCCGGAAGTGAAAATCCCATCAGTACAGCTACAGTTATGGTAAAGAAGATACCAAACTGGGCAGCAGCGCCAAATAAGAGCATTATGGGATTGGATAAAAGCGGACCAAAATCTATCATAGCTCCTATACCGATAAATAACAGCAAGGGCAGGGCTTCTGAAGCTTCGATGCCGGATTCAAAGAGCCATTGAATAATACCATGTGTATTACCGATGCCGGGAAGTACCTGGTCGATAACACCGGAAAGGGGAAGGTTAACTAAGATTGCGCCGAATCCCATGGGAAGGAGCAGAGAAGGTTCATAGCCTTTTGCAATTGCAAGATAAATTAATAGGGCACCCACACAGTACATAATAATTTGCGGGATTGTAACAGAGGTAATACCCGATAGTAAAAAATCCATTGTAAATCTCCCTTCGTACTTGTATAACTATTGTTGACAGGGTTTTGCCTTTCGTACCTGATTCAGCTTTTTTCCTAGGTCTTCATAACATAAAAATAGCCTGTACCCAAAATGGGACACAGGTCTTGTCGATTCATATAAAAATCAGAGCGTCTATGTCCAAGCTGATAAAATAACTGCATACTCGAAAATCAAGTTTGATAAAAGAATATACCGACTACTCCCCCAATATCTAATTACTTCTAACAGTAGCATAAAAGCAAGGGGAAGTCAATAAAAAACCACATTTTTCAACATGTTTGAATACGAAAAGAAGGCTATTTTCTAAGCGTTGATTGGTTCTAAAACATAGATTTAATGGATTGTTCCATAGGGGATATACTACAGAAAAGGAGGCATCACATGGCAGATTAATTGCGAACAGTGACATTTGGGTTATTGTTTGATATAATGTGGAAAACTAGATCTGGATGAGACAGGCCTTAAGTGGGAGCTGCCAATGGCGGCAGATTGGAGAAAATTATGATACGGGAAACCTTCGATAAGATAAAAGAACAGGAAAATATCAGGGAGAATCTGATACAGTTAAAAGCAGAGCTAAAAGAAGAACAGGGAAAGACTGCTCTTTTGTATTATATAGGTACAGAGTATAATGTTTTATTGGAGCTTTTAAAGCACGATGACCCAAAGGTGAGAAAAAACACGGCTTTGATACTGGGAGAGCTTGGTATAAAAGAAACTCTGGAATGGATTTACAAGGCTTATGAAAAAGAAGAGCAGATGTTTGTTAAGAGTTCTTATCTCGCCGCCATTAAGAATTTTGATTATACAACATATCTGGAGGCCTTAGAGGAAAGATATCATAATTTAAATAACACTGCGGTGTCGGAAGACAGCCGAAAGCATATAGAAGAAGAAATGAGACTCTTATCTCAATTGATACGAAAGGCAAAAGGGGCAGAGAAGCATATTTTTACAGGTTATAGGGTTCCTTCTTCTGTGGTGCTTCTTACGAACAGGAACTATATTGGTGTTACGCTAGAGCAGCTTAAACCAATGAAAGCAAAGGAATTTAACGCAGG
It includes:
- the nox gene encoding H2O-forming NADH oxidase, with the translated sequence MMSKIVVVGANHAGTAALNTILDNYKGNEVVAFDSNSNISFLGCGMALWIGGQISGPEGLFYSNKEKLEDKGARIYMETPVEAIDYDKRIVHAKGKDGTEYHESYDKLILATGSVPIIPKIEGIELKNVQLVKLYQNAAEVIEKLKDESIKDVVVVGAGYIGVELAEAFVRNGKEVTVIDCVDTCLSGYYDKDFTDIMRENLRNHGVKLAFGETVQKMEGKDKVEKVITDKGEHKADMVIMAIGFRPNTTLAGGQLDLFRNGAFLVDKHQQTSQKDVYAVGDCATVYDNSIQEVNYIALASNAVRSGIVAAHNSCGNELESVGVQGSNGISIWGLHMLSTGLTLAKAEKLGIKAAAVDYEDYQKPAFIEKNNQKVKIRIVYDKDSRVVLGAQMTSEYDISMGLHMFSLAIQEKVTIDKLKLVDLFFLPHFNQPYSYIALAALKAE
- a CDS encoding sodium ion-translocating decarboxylase subunit beta, which translates into the protein MDFLLSGITSVTIPQIIMYCVGALLIYLAIAKGYEPSLLLPMGFGAILVNLPLSGVIDQVLPGIGNTHGIIQWLFESGIEASEALPLLLFIGIGAMIDFGPLLSNPIMLLFGAAAQFGIFFTITVAVLMGFSLPDAASVGIIGAADGPTSILVSQILKSNYIGPIAVAAYSYMALVPLVQPLAIKAVTTKKERLIRMPYNPVSVSKRLKIIFPIAVTIIAGFVAPQSVSLVGFLMFGNLLRECGVLNSLSDAAQNILANLVTLLLGITISFSMRADVFVTWKTLLILILGLIAFIFDTIGGVMFAKFINLFRKNKINPMVGAAGISAFPMSARVVQKLAIKEDPTNHLLMHAIGANVSGQIASVLAGGIILNLLTAILK